A single genomic interval of Psychrilyobacter piezotolerans harbors:
- a CDS encoding DEAD/DEAH box helicase, translated as MYTFKDLGIKREFVDSLKKSGIQTPTPVQDMSIEAILANKDIIAEAPTGTGKTLAFLLPMMNLMLPNNSGIQGLVISPTRELAIQIAEEAQKINCNKINILTVYGGKEYSKQLKEAKGSVDLIIATPGRLVDFINQGLVKLNTLKTLVLDEVDQILLMGFQKEVEIILSKSSKKRQTLCYSATLNTQVKKIAYKITKDPVVVKVEDKNKNDKMKKYLVETTDRWKIDALATMLNRTNPFMAIIFCRTKARVDKIEAKLEERGYNVQKLHSDVPQIKREKIIKSFKKAEIQYLVATDVASRGLDITGVTHIFNVDIPEKAETYIHRIGRTARAGEEGETYLFTDPKDRRVLGEIESLLGKPLERVEYDGAKDVTNTNDSFKKKYNKKIKTRSEERK; from the coding sequence ATGTATACATTTAAAGATTTAGGAATAAAGAGAGAATTTGTGGATTCTCTAAAAAAAAGCGGGATTCAAACTCCTACCCCTGTACAGGATATGAGTATAGAGGCAATATTAGCAAACAAGGATATAATAGCAGAAGCACCTACAGGAACAGGAAAAACTTTAGCTTTCCTTCTGCCTATGATGAACCTGATGCTCCCTAATAACAGCGGGATCCAGGGGTTGGTTATAAGTCCTACAAGGGAACTGGCAATCCAGATAGCAGAAGAAGCCCAGAAGATAAATTGCAATAAGATCAATATTCTTACGGTTTACGGAGGAAAGGAATATTCTAAACAGCTGAAAGAAGCCAAGGGTTCGGTAGACCTGATAATAGCCACACCGGGAAGGTTGGTGGATTTTATCAATCAGGGACTGGTTAAGTTAAATACTCTAAAAACATTGGTTTTAGATGAGGTGGATCAGATACTTCTTATGGGGTTTCAAAAAGAAGTGGAAATTATCTTAAGTAAAAGCAGTAAAAAAAGGCAGACTCTCTGTTATTCAGCAACACTTAATACTCAGGTAAAAAAAATAGCATATAAGATTACAAAGGATCCAGTGGTAGTAAAGGTAGAGGATAAAAATAAAAATGATAAGATGAAAAAATATCTGGTGGAGACTACAGACAGATGGAAGATAGATGCCCTTGCGACTATGTTGAATCGTACTAACCCGTTTATGGCTATTATATTCTGCAGAACCAAAGCCAGGGTAGATAAGATAGAGGCTAAACTGGAGGAGAGGGGTTACAATGTACAAAAGCTGCATAGTGACGTACCTCAAATTAAAAGGGAAAAAATTATAAAATCATTTAAAAAAGCTGAAATACAATATCTGGTAGCCACAGATGTAGCATCTCGTGGACTTGATATCACAGGGGTAACTCATATATTCAATGTAGATATACCGGAGAAGGCAGAAACATATATCCATCGTATAGGACGTACTGCCAGAGCAGGTGAAGAGGGAGAAACATATCTGTTTACAGATCCAAAAGACAGGAGGGTACTGGGAGAGATTGAATCGTTATTGGGGAAACCATTGGAAAGGGTAGAATATGACGGGGCAAAAGATGTGACTAACACAAATGATTCTTTTAAGAAGAAGTATAACAAGAAGATAAAAACAAGAAGCGAAGAAAGAAAGTAA
- a CDS encoding HD domain-containing phosphohydrolase, translated as MKEGFTVNLGNLLLSLSESVDMANQNSPQHQLRTAFISLELAKCLKLDETTIENIFIASLLHDIGKKIDSEESIDYELQCIRGQLFVQGVPLLKDAAEIIRYHFLDWKDWKGSIDKPLTISSQIILLANFVDMMISRDRYILHQVDNIWKELIRLEEGILNSKVLRGFKEISIREEFWFDLTSNRLYSILLHEGPLKKKEINLNELASMGELFKGVIDFKSKYTITHTTGVSACSEMLGNLFGLTELEVKVLGIAANFHDLGKLVVPNNILEKKGKLIKEEFEIIKSHPYYTYQVLSSIGGLQQIVHWASYHHERLDGSGYPFHCVAKDLDTGARIIAVSDIFISRMERKSYRNEMEKDEIFEIMKKMGRNNFIDMKFVDLLFDNFEIIVNYIRIKQEKTMDFYKNYVEYTRR; from the coding sequence TTGAAGGAAGGTTTTACAGTTAATTTAGGTAATTTACTATTATCCCTGTCAGAATCTGTAGATATGGCTAATCAAAATTCACCGCAGCATCAGTTGAGGACAGCTTTTATTTCGTTAGAATTAGCAAAATGCCTTAAGTTAGATGAAACAACTATAGAAAATATATTTATAGCTTCTTTATTGCATGATATTGGAAAAAAAATTGATTCAGAAGAAAGTATAGATTATGAACTGCAGTGTATTAGGGGACAACTATTTGTTCAAGGGGTACCACTATTAAAAGATGCTGCTGAAATTATAAGATATCATTTTTTAGATTGGAAAGACTGGAAAGGGAGTATTGATAAACCTCTGACTATTTCTTCTCAAATTATTCTCCTTGCCAATTTTGTAGATATGATGATTAGCAGGGACAGGTATATCCTCCACCAGGTAGATAATATATGGAAGGAATTAATCAGATTAGAAGAGGGGATCTTAAATAGTAAGGTACTCCGGGGATTCAAAGAGATTTCAATCAGGGAAGAATTCTGGTTTGACCTTACATCAAACAGATTGTATTCAATACTTTTACATGAGGGGCCTCTGAAGAAAAAGGAAATTAATTTAAATGAACTTGCCAGTATGGGAGAGCTCTTTAAGGGTGTGATAGATTTTAAATCAAAGTATACAATAACTCATACTACGGGAGTATCAGCCTGTTCCGAGATGTTGGGGAACTTATTTGGCCTTACAGAGTTAGAAGTCAAAGTCTTGGGAATCGCTGCAAATTTCCATGATTTGGGTAAATTGGTAGTTCCGAATAATATCCTGGAAAAAAAAGGTAAGCTTATCAAGGAAGAATTTGAAATTATTAAAAGTCACCCCTACTATACCTATCAGGTTTTGAGCTCCATAGGCGGATTGCAGCAGATTGTTCATTGGGCCTCCTACCACCATGAAAGGCTCGATGGAAGCGGGTATCCATTTCATTGTGTAGCCAAAGATTTGGATACAGGAGCTAGAATTATAGCAGTCTCAGACATATTTATTTCCAGAATGGAAAGAAAATCATATAGAAATGAGATGGAGAAAGATGAGATATTTGAAATCATGAAAAAAATGGGCCGGAATAATTTTATAGATATGAAATTTGTAGACCTGTTGTTTGATAATTTTGAAATAATAGTAAACTATATTCGTATTAAACAGGAAAAAACTATGGATTTTTATAAAAACTATGTAGAATATACACGAAGATGA
- a CDS encoding Glu/Leu/Phe/Val family dehydrogenase → MKIFDYMEKFGHEQLVFFHDKTTGLKGITGIHDTTLGPALGGTRLWNYATEDEATEDVLRLSRGMTYKAACAGLNLGGGKTVLIGDPKKVKSEAYFRGLGRFVQSLNGRYITAEDVNTTTKDMLFLSMETDHVVGLPGKSGNPSPVTAWGVFAGLKATLKEAFGSDSVADRTFAVQGAGQTGYFLIKYLLGYDFLTDTYPKEKAKKIYFTEVNEEHIARMKLEHPEVEFVAPDDIYGLDVDLFAPCALGGVINEVTIPQFKCKAIAGSSNNVLKEDSHADVLKEKGIVYAPDYVINAAGLINVYYEIKGYDRANALHDSELIYDRLLEIYKIAKEQNISTDAAASHYAEYRIETMKNVHRTYIKR, encoded by the coding sequence ATGAAAATTTTTGACTATATGGAAAAATTTGGACATGAGCAATTGGTGTTCTTTCACGATAAAACTACCGGATTAAAGGGGATTACCGGTATCCACGATACTACTTTAGGACCTGCCTTAGGCGGAACCAGATTATGGAATTACGCTACCGAGGATGAGGCTACCGAAGATGTCCTGAGACTTAGCAGAGGTATGACATACAAGGCTGCCTGTGCCGGTTTAAATCTTGGTGGCGGGAAAACTGTTCTTATCGGGGATCCTAAGAAAGTTAAATCCGAAGCTTATTTCAGAGGATTAGGAAGATTCGTTCAATCATTAAATGGCAGATATATTACTGCTGAAGATGTTAATACCACTACTAAAGACATGTTATTCTTATCTATGGAAACCGACCATGTTGTTGGATTACCTGGTAAGAGTGGAAACCCTTCACCTGTTACTGCATGGGGTGTATTTGCCGGATTGAAAGCTACTTTAAAAGAAGCTTTCGGATCTGATTCTGTGGCTGACAGAACTTTCGCTGTACAGGGTGCAGGACAAACTGGTTATTTCTTAATCAAATACTTATTGGGATATGATTTCTTAACCGATACTTATCCTAAAGAAAAAGCTAAAAAGATCTACTTCACTGAAGTAAATGAAGAGCATATTGCCAGAATGAAGCTTGAGCATCCTGAAGTTGAATTCGTTGCTCCAGATGATATCTATGGTTTAGATGTTGATTTATTCGCTCCTTGTGCACTGGGAGGAGTTATCAATGAGGTCACTATCCCTCAATTTAAGTGTAAAGCTATTGCCGGATCTTCAAACAACGTGTTAAAAGAAGACTCCCATGCTGATGTTTTAAAAGAAAAAGGTATAGTTTATGCTCCGGATTACGTTATCAATGCTGCCGGACTGATCAACGTTTACTATGAAATCAAAGGATATGACAGAGCTAATGCATTACATGATTCTGAATTAATCTACGACAGATTATTAGAGATCTATAAAATTGCCAAGGAGCAGAATATCTCTACTGATGCTGCTGCTTCTCACTATGCTGAATACAGGATAGAGACTATGAAAAACGTCCACAGAACTTATATCAAAAGATAA
- a CDS encoding Glu/Leu/Phe/Val family dehydrogenase, protein MKKFDYMEKFGHEQLVFFHDKATGLKGITGIHDTTLGPALGGTRLWNYATEEEAIEDVLRLSRGMTYKAACAGLNLGGGKTVLIGDPKKVKSEAYFRGLGRFVQSLNGRYITAEDVNTTTKDMLFLSMETDHVVGLPGKSGNPSPVTAWGVFAGLKATLKEAFGSDSVADKTFAVQGAGQTGYFLIKYLLGYDFLTDTYAKEKAKKIYFTEVNEEHIARMKAEHPEVEFVAPDDIYGLDVDLFAPCALGGVINDETIPQFKCKAIAGSSNNVLKEDSHADVLREKGIVYAPDYVINAAGLINVYYEIKGYNRTNALHDSELIYDRLLDIYKIANEQNISTHAAASQYAEHRMETMKNINRTYIKR, encoded by the coding sequence ATGAAAAAGTTTGACTACATGGAGAAATTTGGACATGAGCAATTGGTGTTCTTTCATGACAAAGCTACTGGATTAAAGGGAATTACTGGTATTCACGATACTACTTTAGGACCTGCCTTAGGTGGAACTAGATTATGGAACTACGCTACTGAGGAAGAAGCTATTGAAGATGTACTAAGACTTAGTAGAGGTATGACATACAAGGCTGCTTGTGCTGGTTTAAATCTTGGTGGTGGAAAAACTGTTCTTATTGGAGATCCTAAGAAAGTTAAATCTGAAGCTTATTTCAGAGGATTAGGAAGATTTGTTCAATCATTAAATGGTAGATATATTACTGCTGAAGATGTTAATACTACTACTAAAGACATGTTATTCTTATCTATGGAAACCGACCATGTTGTTGGATTACCTGGTAAGAGTGGAAACCCTTCACCTGTTACTGCATGGGGAGTATTTGCCGGGTTAAAAGCTACTTTAAAAGAAGCTTTCGGATCTGATTCTGTGGCTGACAAAACTTTCGCTGTACAAGGTGCAGGACAAACTGGTTATTTCTTAATCAAATACTTATTAGGATATGATTTCTTAACTGATACTTATGCTAAAGAAAAAGCTAAAAAAATCTACTTCACTGAAGTAAATGAAGAGCATATTGCCAGAATGAAAGCTGAGCATCCTGAAGTTGAATTCGTTGCTCCAGATGATATCTATGGTTTAGATGTTGATTTATTCGCTCCTTGTGCACTAGGAGGAGTTATCAATGACGAAACTATCCCTCAATTTAAGTGTAAAGCTATTGCCGGATCTTCAAACAACGTTTTAAAAGAAGACTCACATGCTGATGTTTTAAGAGAGAAAGGTATAGTTTATGCTCCAGATTACGTTATCAATGCTGCCGGATTGATCAACGTTTACTATGAAATCAAAGGATATAACAGAACTAATGCATTACATGATTCTGAATTAATCTATGATAGATTATTAGACATCTACAAAATTGCCAACGAGCAAAATATCTCTACTCATGCTGCTGCTTCTCAATATGCTGAGCATAGAATGGAAACTATGAAAAACATAAACAGAACTTATATCAAAAGATAA
- a CDS encoding DNA polymerase, giving the protein MKKAVLLDVSAIMYRSYYAHMNLRTSSEPTGATFGFLNTLLGVLKEFEPEYIIGAFDVSRKSLERTKVYDKYKSDRKPMPDDLALQIKRIEELLDVFNIKKVKIEGHEADDVIGTYARKLSKEGIETYIVTGDKDLSQVLDDHINIALLGKGDGKSRFGILRTSEDVVAQLGVTPELVPDLFGLIGDSSDGIPGVRKVGPKKAVPMLDLYGNLEGIYENVEKLSDIPGIGKGLVKNIIEDKELAFLSRELAVIKTDLDLNFNLTEMKYNKDLNKLIELCKELNFKSYIKRFTLEFEKSEKDPEGEPALDIQKMETTEGLDSQRQAELESALEKILKVIDTVSITTEEFKIIEKKIGENFSEKKKKEEKKEEDKDTEILEKKKLKRSNIVDLDGIKKLKSEIKKSAQVALFANESGIVFITDKGSRYVSLNPSALITTEITLDALKPLFQLDTPYVVYGYKKLLKSGIDPKNIKCDIFIGNYLLTNHTKEEFEDLVMDRDGEILKTQSEILKERSIKKMNLEEMHEFLEARAKFLYRSGDKFLEELKADKLKKIYNIEMDLVKVLYKMEEEGILIDLDYFKEYQAELAVKLDEIIPQIKAEVKKGVEHNLNMMELTEGEIRESLLQLGKLNYKKKSEYTVYEQKIEEADLEELLNNQLVFNIASPKQLGIVLFQLMKLSKVKKESVGVEVLEVLRDRDGEMIAENILEYRKLAKLQSTYVEALPKLIDENSRLHTTFNQTGTATGRLSSSNPNLQNIPVKTPEGIKIRQGFVAKDGYKLLAIDYSQIELRVLAEISKDETLILAYEQDKDLHDLTARKLFSLSEDEEVSREKRSLAKIVNFSIIYGKTAFGLSSELKISLGEAKEYISRYFSQYPGVKALETKIIEEAKHDGFVRTLYDRKRTIDGINSSNKNIVKQAERMAVNSVIQGTAADILKIVMVELNKKLEGREDIKMNLQVHDELIFEVKEEKIKEYAKLIKNIMETTVKLDHVKLKANVAMGYNWSEAK; this is encoded by the coding sequence ATGAAAAAAGCAGTATTATTAGATGTAAGTGCGATTATGTATAGATCATACTATGCACATATGAACCTTAGAACAAGTTCAGAACCTACCGGTGCAACCTTTGGATTTTTAAATACACTCTTAGGAGTACTGAAAGAATTTGAACCTGAATATATAATAGGGGCTTTTGATGTAAGCAGAAAATCTTTGGAAAGAACTAAAGTTTATGATAAATATAAATCGGACAGGAAACCCATGCCCGATGATCTGGCTTTACAGATAAAAAGAATTGAAGAACTCTTAGATGTATTTAACATAAAAAAAGTAAAGATAGAGGGCCATGAAGCCGATGATGTCATAGGAACCTATGCAAGGAAACTGTCAAAAGAAGGGATAGAAACATATATAGTCACCGGGGATAAAGATCTTTCCCAGGTTTTGGACGACCATATAAATATTGCTCTCTTAGGTAAGGGTGACGGGAAAAGCAGATTTGGGATCTTGCGAACCTCTGAAGATGTAGTGGCACAACTGGGAGTGACACCGGAATTAGTCCCGGATCTATTTGGACTTATCGGAGACTCCAGTGATGGTATACCAGGTGTGAGAAAAGTAGGTCCTAAAAAAGCAGTTCCAATGTTAGATTTATATGGAAACTTAGAGGGGATATATGAAAATGTGGAAAAACTAAGTGATATACCTGGAATAGGAAAGGGACTGGTAAAAAATATTATCGAGGATAAGGAACTGGCATTTTTAAGCAGGGAACTGGCAGTGATAAAAACGGACCTCGATCTGAATTTTAATTTAACAGAGATGAAATATAATAAAGATTTAAATAAACTGATAGAACTGTGTAAAGAATTAAACTTTAAAAGTTATATCAAAAGATTTACTTTGGAATTTGAAAAAAGCGAAAAAGACCCGGAAGGTGAACCAGCTTTGGATATCCAAAAAATGGAAACTACAGAAGGATTAGACTCTCAAAGGCAGGCTGAACTAGAAAGTGCTTTAGAAAAGATTTTAAAAGTTATAGATACAGTGTCTATAACAACGGAAGAATTCAAAATCATAGAAAAAAAGATAGGAGAAAATTTTTCTGAAAAAAAGAAAAAAGAAGAAAAGAAAGAAGAGGACAAAGATACAGAAATTTTAGAAAAAAAAAAGTTAAAGAGAAGTAATATTGTGGACCTGGACGGGATAAAAAAATTAAAGAGTGAGATAAAGAAATCTGCCCAGGTGGCACTCTTTGCAAATGAAAGCGGAATAGTATTTATTACAGATAAGGGAAGCAGATATGTGTCTTTAAATCCAAGTGCTCTCATAACAACTGAGATAACTTTAGATGCCCTAAAGCCATTATTTCAATTGGATACACCATATGTAGTCTATGGATATAAAAAATTATTAAAATCAGGGATAGATCCAAAAAATATAAAGTGTGATATATTTATAGGGAATTATCTTTTGACCAACCATACAAAGGAAGAGTTTGAAGACCTGGTTATGGATAGAGATGGTGAGATTCTAAAAACACAGAGTGAGATCTTGAAGGAAAGGTCCATTAAGAAGATGAACTTAGAAGAGATGCATGAATTTTTAGAGGCCAGAGCTAAATTTCTATACAGATCAGGAGATAAATTCCTGGAGGAATTGAAAGCAGATAAATTAAAAAAAATATACAATATCGAGATGGATCTGGTTAAAGTCCTATATAAGATGGAAGAAGAAGGGATCCTGATTGATTTGGATTACTTCAAGGAATATCAGGCAGAATTAGCTGTAAAATTAGATGAGATAATTCCTCAAATCAAAGCTGAAGTAAAAAAAGGTGTGGAACATAATCTCAATATGATGGAACTGACTGAAGGGGAGATCAGGGAGAGCCTCCTGCAGCTGGGGAAACTTAACTATAAGAAAAAATCAGAATATACTGTATATGAGCAGAAGATAGAGGAAGCTGATCTGGAGGAACTGTTGAATAACCAGCTGGTATTCAACATTGCATCACCTAAACAATTGGGAATAGTATTGTTTCAGCTGATGAAATTATCCAAGGTAAAGAAAGAGTCGGTAGGAGTAGAAGTACTGGAAGTGCTCCGGGACAGGGATGGAGAAATGATAGCTGAAAATATCTTGGAATATAGAAAATTAGCTAAATTACAGAGTACCTATGTAGAGGCACTGCCTAAATTGATTGATGAAAACAGCAGGCTGCACACAACATTTAACCAGACAGGAACGGCAACAGGAAGACTGTCATCTTCCAATCCGAACCTGCAGAATATCCCGGTGAAAACACCAGAGGGGATAAAGATCAGACAGGGATTTGTGGCAAAAGACGGGTATAAACTGCTGGCTATCGATTATTCTCAAATAGAACTCAGAGTTTTGGCTGAGATCAGTAAAGATGAAACTCTGATCCTTGCCTATGAACAGGATAAAGACCTCCATGATCTCACAGCTAGAAAATTATTTTCTTTGTCAGAAGATGAAGAGGTAAGCCGTGAAAAAAGATCTTTGGCAAAAATCGTTAATTTTAGTATAATTTATGGGAAAACAGCATTTGGATTATCCAGTGAGCTGAAAATAAGCCTCGGTGAAGCCAAAGAATATATCTCCAGATACTTTAGCCAGTACCCAGGGGTAAAAGCTCTGGAAACAAAGATAATAGAAGAAGCTAAACATGATGGATTCGTAAGAACCCTCTATGATAGAAAAAGAACGATAGATGGGATAAATTCTTCCAATAAAAATATTGTGAAGCAGGCTGAACGGATGGCAGTAAACTCTGTGATCCAGGGAACGGCAGCAGATATTTTAAAAATAGTAATGGTAGAATTAAATAAAAAACTAGAGGGCAGGGAAGATATAAAGATGAACTTACAGGTTCATGATGAACTGATCTTTGAAGTGAAAGAGGAAAAGATCAAAGAATATGCAAAGCTTATAAAAAATATAATGGAAACAACTGTAAAACTGGATCATGTAAAGTTAAAGGCTAATGTAGCTATGGGTTATAATTGGAGTGAGGCTAAATAG
- the whiA gene encoding DNA-binding protein WhiA, which produces MSYTFRIKDEIFSKEIDSYDENLAEIYGILYSKNAFYEKKIEITLENYPLSQRVVELFKKLTDLKTFIKYSISKKLGEHRVYVVTIPYQMGYNKFLDSFRLIEEQLDQREDLYNGFLRGLFLACGYIKDPEKEYAIDFFIDSEVVADKLYLLLKSRDKRCFKTTKRNKFLIYLRNSEDIMDVLVAVGILKEFFKYEETIMMKEIKNKTIREINWEVANETKTLNTGRKHVLMIEYIDREIGLSSLTPVLQEMAMLRLQNPEFSLHELGNLINLSKSGVRNRFRRIEKIYNDLKEEK; this is translated from the coding sequence ATGTCATATACATTTAGGATAAAAGATGAAATTTTTAGTAAAGAGATCGATAGTTACGATGAAAATCTGGCTGAGATCTATGGAATACTTTATTCGAAAAATGCATTTTATGAAAAAAAAATTGAGATAACTTTGGAAAACTACCCTCTTTCACAGAGGGTGGTGGAACTCTTTAAAAAATTAACTGATTTAAAAACATTTATAAAATATTCTATCAGTAAAAAACTGGGGGAACATAGGGTGTATGTGGTGACCATACCATACCAAATGGGATATAATAAGTTTTTAGATTCCTTCAGGTTGATTGAGGAGCAGTTGGATCAAAGGGAAGATCTGTATAATGGTTTTCTCAGGGGGTTATTTTTAGCCTGTGGATATATAAAAGACCCGGAAAAAGAATATGCCATTGATTTTTTCATAGATTCAGAAGTAGTAGCTGATAAACTCTATCTGCTTTTAAAATCCAGGGATAAACGGTGTTTTAAGACAACTAAAAGGAACAAATTCTTGATATACCTGAGAAATTCAGAGGATATTATGGATGTTTTGGTGGCAGTGGGGATCCTGAAAGAATTTTTTAAATATGAAGAAACTATAATGATGAAAGAGATAAAAAATAAGACTATTCGTGAGATAAACTGGGAAGTAGCCAATGAGACTAAGACACTGAATACAGGGAGAAAACATGTACTTATGATAGAGTATATAGACAGAGAAATCGGTCTGTCTTCTCTGACCCCGGTATTGCAGGAGATGGCTATGCTGAGGTTGCAAAACCCGGAATTTTCCCTCCACGAATTAGGAAATCTGATTAATTTGAGCAAATCCGGAGTTAGAAACAGATTCAGACGGATAGAAAAGATCTATAATGATTTAAAAGAAGAAAAATAA
- a CDS encoding bifunctional riboflavin kinase/FAD synthetase, protein MKIIDDIFQLKGKNHDLCVAIGAFDGIHEGHKDVIEGAIKRAKKIGGKSVVFTFDKHPKNFMSHKTTPKLINTKEEKIHLLEKLGVDYVIFQKFDKHFSSLTPLEFLKLLKTIRTREIFVGFNFRFGAGGAATVDDMIEMGKTCGIEVNKTNPVTSGKKVISSTLIRELITCGELDRVKNLLGYNLFIIGNVVHGKKYGHQLGFPTANLKLIDKIYPPFGIYGAKVQIEGYDKVYDGVVNIGRNPTLKDGELSVETHILDFSDYIYGKKVIVELIKHLRDEKKFNSIDELKTAIANDVLIWKGYLQNK, encoded by the coding sequence ATGAAAATCATAGATGATATATTTCAATTAAAGGGGAAAAATCACGATCTATGTGTGGCGATTGGAGCATTTGATGGAATACACGAAGGTCATAAAGATGTTATTGAAGGAGCAATTAAGAGGGCAAAAAAAATAGGCGGGAAATCAGTGGTGTTTACCTTTGATAAACACCCAAAAAACTTTATGTCCCACAAAACAACTCCTAAATTGATAAATACAAAGGAGGAGAAGATCCACCTTTTGGAAAAATTAGGAGTAGATTATGTTATATTTCAAAAATTTGACAAACATTTTTCCTCCCTTACACCATTGGAATTTTTAAAACTGTTAAAGACCATCAGAACCCGTGAAATCTTTGTAGGATTTAACTTCAGATTTGGTGCAGGAGGAGCAGCTACCGTTGATGATATGATAGAGATGGGAAAAACCTGCGGGATAGAGGTAAACAAGACAAATCCTGTTACTTCGGGCAAAAAAGTGATAAGCAGCACTTTAATCAGGGAACTTATAACCTGTGGTGAGTTAGACAGGGTAAAAAATCTATTGGGTTATAATTTGTTTATAATAGGGAATGTAGTTCATGGGAAAAAGTATGGACATCAATTAGGGTTTCCTACAGCAAACTTAAAATTAATCGATAAGATCTACCCTCCCTTTGGGATCTATGGAGCCAAGGTGCAGATAGAGGGGTATGACAAAGTCTATGATGGTGTGGTAAATATAGGTAGAAATCCCACCCTGAAAGATGGAGAACTCAGTGTAGAAACTCATATATTGGACTTTTCAGATTATATATACGGGAAAAAAGTTATTGTGGAGTTGATAAAACATCTCCGGGATGAAAAAAAGTTTAATTCCATAGACGAATTAAAGACAGCCATCGCCAACGATGTTTTGATATGGAAGGGATATCTGCAAAATAAGTAA
- a CDS encoding segregation and condensation protein A, with translation MKLEIKLENFEGPLDLLLHLLEKKEMKITEVKISTLIDEYLSLIEEARKESISIKVEFLGVASELLEIKALSILNMREKEKKEEALSQKLAEYKLFKELSEKIRELENEYNISYTKFSKGKNIIKVPNTDFDLSNLSGNLIFDIYSKYIKNTDVYEIDIEVKYDLKEEKNKLWNSLPMGREIYLEDIFSKAVDRLHLVYLFLSLLELYRDDDIEILQHGIRLKSPCGVI, from the coding sequence ATGAAATTAGAGATTAAATTAGAAAATTTTGAAGGTCCCCTGGATCTTCTGCTCCACCTTTTGGAAAAAAAAGAGATGAAGATAACAGAGGTAAAAATAAGTACCCTTATAGATGAATATCTTTCCCTCATAGAGGAAGCCAGAAAGGAAAGTATATCTATCAAGGTGGAATTTTTAGGTGTAGCCAGCGAGTTATTGGAGATAAAAGCACTATCCATCTTAAATATGAGGGAGAAGGAGAAAAAAGAGGAAGCCCTTTCCCAAAAACTTGCAGAATATAAATTGTTTAAGGAATTAAGTGAAAAAATAAGGGAATTGGAAAATGAATACAATATTTCCTATACTAAATTCAGTAAGGGGAAAAATATAATAAAGGTTCCAAATACAGATTTTGATCTGTCCAACTTGAGCGGAAACTTGATCTTTGATATCTATTCTAAATATATAAAAAATACAGATGTGTATGAGATTGATATTGAGGTTAAATATGACCTAAAAGAGGAAAAAAATAAATTGTGGAATAGTCTGCCTATGGGGAGAGAAATCTATTTAGAGGATATATTTTCCAAAGCTGTAGACAGACTACATCTGGTATACCTGTTTTTATCCCTCCTGGAGTTATATAGAGATGATGATATTGAGATACTGCAACACGGAATAAGATTAAAATCTCCTTGCGGGGTGATCTAG